DNA sequence from the Oryza brachyantha chromosome 5, ObraRS2, whole genome shotgun sequence genome:
CTCCTCGCCTGCACGGCTAAGCTTTCAGGCTGTCCAATCTGACGTTTTATACACCACTAGTGTCAGGGGCGGTTGAGACCGGTGGACGGATCAACTGACGAGAATGTTTCGGCTGAAGAGGGTGGAACGGGTGAATGATTGGTCGTTGCTGGCTTGCTGTGTTGCTTGGAGATGAGTTTGATTCAACTATGAACTGCTCAGAGGTTTCGTTTTCGGTTTTCCTATTCCGTTTCTGTTGATTCTTCCGGATTAAGGAAGTTCCGATATATTCATGCATGAACTGCCTTGAAGGTCATACGGAAACGACCAAGATTTTTCCACTATGGACTCCTGATACCATCAGGTTCCCTTTACCGTCCTTACCGCCCCTCCCGCGGTACGGCAGACGCGCTGTGGTAACTGCACGGTAAAGACGGTAAAGACGGTTTCCCGTGGTTACCGTGCGGTTTTCCACGATAACGACATGTATAAGCTGATCAATGTAAAATGCaaacaatcaaatctaaaaaacattaaaaataggaaaaaaacaaggaaaataaaaatatagctatATTTGTGAATTTGCATACAAATATGTACCAAATGAATTTGCATACTAAGTTAAGTACTAGTATATTACAAATATGACAAATATTACGAAGAACTAATGAAACATTCATTTCTAATTTTGTATCACATAATTACGTAATACTTATAATTACATACATAACTACAACTATCATGTGCCACTACCCATATATATAGCTCAAGTGGACTTAGAAATCTATTATACAAGTGTAATAGGACTTAATATACATTGAAGATATGTAAAAATCATTACAATATACAACAAGCTAAAACCATTTAAaaacctacaaaacatatttacGAGATGCgtaataaacatatatatatgcacatgctGTCAACTACATATATGTGCATCACCTACAAACCGCTGGCTTTCAAGCAAAAACCACgcgaaaagcaaaaaaaaaaaacaccaaatcaAGCACGGCCACCGTGGCTTCGCATAGCCGCAAGCTACCAAGAGGATCATTTTCTTCATCCTTAAATAGGTACCATAAAgtaccactattttttttaatttaatacattttaattttacatatagaaAACGATGATACCTTCGCAAAAATGGTAACATTGCTTTACAATTACAGGGAACCGCTGCTTACCGAGCGGTTTCGGTCGTCGAAGCCACGGAAACCGATTACCGTGTGCCGCTCCTCTCAGGCGGTTACCGCCCAAGCCGCCGTGGCTTGCCGCCGTTCCCGTGCGGTTTCGCCCTCTccagcggtggcgacggcggatcTGGTAGCGGAGCTTCTCCCGGCATCGCCCACCTCTCCTTTTTGCATGCGCAAGTGCTCAAAATAGTCGGGACTGTACTGTCCGGAGAAGGGGGGCACAATTATTGGTCTCCCCCAGTTGGGCCTTGCTTCAAACAGtgcgttttttattttttctgacGATTTTTCACTctcaatttttatattgtgtCCAAATCTATGTTTTTCAATGTATTTCTTGCACCAATGTtcactacaaaataaactctgatacatgtatatttttttttcaaattttaacaactttttaaaattCGGTTCAAATTTGGCCTCGGTTATAGCAGTAACGTGCACTCTGCTCCTATCCTTTCGCTTCTTCATTTGCTTATTAGACAATATTTGAAGTTTAAAACTTTTctaaagttatattttatggtgttttttcatcataatttatttataccttttgttttctaatCACCAATTCAGCGGacgaatatataaaaagtttttcttataaatcATCTTTATCTCATAATAAGTAATTTCaagttttctttcaaaatgaAAAACGATGGAATCCCTCATACTGTGGATCTCGTCGAATTCCAAGAGATTTTGTCGCAACATGTTggtgaaatttgaaaaaaaaaaaagggtgagCTTTGAGGTTGTGCAGGAGCCCACGGTTACTTACGGCCCGGCCTATCCCAATCCTGGGATCCCACGGGCTGCTAGTATATGGGCCGAGCGGCCACGTGTCACATGAGAAGAGCGAGCCGAGCGCTCGTGGTGTCCGTTCCGAGGCCCAAAGAGTTGTGGGCCACACTATCCAGGCCCGGCTGCGTGTAGGGGTATTGAATTCACTTGTCAGGCAGGCCGCACTGCCTGAGTGCCCGTTGTCTCGTCTCCATGCAAGATTTCTACCGGCCCATGCGATTCCTCCCTCTCGTTTGATTTTTCTCGTCGTGTACTTCGGGTTTAGGGTTTGGGATAACGCTGTGTCCGATcgaaaatatttatcgtttagaataacatttggttaaaattttaaaatatttgctatcaataactttttaatacttagtttaaatagaaatttaatatatatagattctcCTCGAAAAATGCTTTCTTGCCATATAAACCCAGCCATTGACTAGCATGGTGCCTATGCAGGAGTTGTGTGGCATTAAAAGAAAAGCAGACCATACACATTAATGTATATCCTCTTCGACTGCGTTCTTTTGCTCTATATTTCTTGGCTTTTGCCCACGCTTCACAAATTGTCAAACGgtttgtttttacaaaaaaattctacataAAAAgatcatattattattattgagtagattttaaattttcaattattaatttcattatttatacaCTTAAATAGCTATCgcaaaaatcagataatctttaaTCTTTTAACAACAAACGAATGAAGCATTCTTCATCCGTTCCTCTTAGTTGCATTTGTTTCACGtgctatgattaaaaaaactcaaatattAAGAAAGaacctaaaaatcaattaaataggTATAAGTGAGGCCTCAAACTCAGTCTAGCTAGCCCACCACCTTATGGAGCTAGCCATTCCGTTGTTTTTACTTGCATGATTTCTAAACTGGTAAAACAATATACTTTTTGTAAAGAGTTTCTACGTGTAAGTTCATCAtgccatatttttaaagtatagTTTTGACTTTATAACAGTTAATTCCATTGTTTACATCATTAAACAGATATATCAAAGAATTATAtaatctttctttctttcatccATAAAAGAGCACAACCTTAATCTTCTTGTCTCCAGACAACAATATGAGAGCGGTGACCTACGGTCAGCAatgagatggagggaggggtAAGATCACTAGTAATATATTCATTCGTTGCAACGGATTGTTCTATAATTAGGATTCAAATACATTCTTCTTGTCTTCTTGTTCTAGTAtttataggattcaaatttatttataccaCAATACAAGcatttatgtattaatttacaagatttcaatcattccaatGATTTTAGAGCTAATCAGATACTTAGAAATggaatctaattaattcagaCTTTATAAGTTGATCATTGaagtgataaaattaattcttttgacATCTACTTAGCCTATGCTTAATAAGAAAGAAatctcatattttaaaacaaatgtagtattaactattaaagATGAGCTTAGAGGACGAAATATACACACAAAGAGACGGTGTTGGAGGGAGAAGAAGGTAGCCAGTCTCTGTACTTTTGTTTCTAGATCTGTCACCGAGTACATTCTaccttcataatttttgacaCAAAGAAGTGAATGAGAAGTACTTGGGTACTACAGCTTGGTTATCCTCCCTCCGTAGGTATCCTtatttatttctcatttattagaTGATACTAACAAAGTCTTTTTTTCCCAACTTTAATATATCTCTCTTTATCTTTATTTGATGCTGCTGATTTCTAagtttatatttgataatttgttttatttaaaaatctatatagttattaattattttgttatgatttgattattactaaagaaactttaataatgacttataaatttacatatttacttaaaaaattttaaataaaacaaatgatcaaacatatatacaaaagtcaatataattaaataaaaacataacgAGAGttactaaatgataaaaaagaactATTATATCAGTACACAGTTATAACCGTACTTACATTCTTCTTGAAAACCAGCTACCACTAGCAGCCAAAGCTTTAAGAATGTACTCCTGTATACGAGTATATCCGATTGAAAAGCTGGGTAGTGGGTACTGCCAAATATCAAATGCAGACAGCGAAACCAAAAGCAttaaactctttttttttctgcttatcaaaatttaaattttcaccattaaatttagatttaattttaggatttttctcactaaaatttatctttcagttttgacttttaaatcactaaacaTACTtacgttaaaatttaatttacataGTTTTTGATTATAGATATATTGTTTGCTAAATGAGAAAACTAACCATCACTCACTGATTTCAGCCAAGTTCCAGAAGCACAAACTGTTGGGAGGACAAGTGTCCGAGGACGGCAATTCCCATCAGCCAATTAATTGACTTGCCGTGCTGCAAGAGGTTGTCTTGTCCCATTGCATTCCTAATCCTACGTGCCATGGTCCATCATCCATGGTTGCTTGTTTAGCccaaaaggagagagagatgttCAGACAAGAGAGGAGAATTTCAGCTGGATAGCTCAATTACACCTACTGTTTAGTGACAATAATCCAGTGGTTTATCCGAAATGTGGTTTAGTCACTGTCGGATTACCTGCTGTTCTTGGCACTGTGCCACTGTGTTTTCTTTGACCAATATTGGAAAATAATCCGGGGTTTGGATGGCCGTCCGATCAGGAACGGCCGCGCTGATCGGACGGCGCGGATTCATCGCGGCTCGCGTTTTATCCGTCTCGTCCTCCCTCCACTGCTCTTTCGCCCACCTAACCGCCAAGAACTGCAGCGCGCGAGCGGGAAGCAGCGCGGACCGAGCGAGGCGAGCGAGTCGTCGCTTGTTGTGGATggcgcgcgacgacggcgacggtggtgggGCGGCTGAGCAGCGGCGTAGGAGGGTGGCGCTGCGCGTGCTCCTTGCCGGTGGAGAGGCTGCCTCGCcggaggcggtggaggcgagggggaggagcggcggtggGGGGAACAAGGGGctcgcgtcggcggcgctgcgCGGGCTCGGGTGCACGTCGACGGCCGCGCTGCGTGCCCACGCGCCGGGCTCCGCGGCGGAGGCTGCTCGGGGTTCGTCGGAGCGCTGGCAAGGGAGGCGGCCGCGGAGGAAGGGGCAGGAGaggcggggcggcggaggaggcgtggggccggcgcccgccgctgctgccgggGACGTGTGGTGCACGTGCGCTCCGGGGATACCGTTCGCCGCCGAGGCGTCATCGGTGGACTGCGTGGTGGCGCGCCACCAccacgcggcggcgatgggctccggccgccgcggggaGGCGGAGCGGCGTCACAGAGAGGTAATCAATctcccctcgttttccgcggaTTTAAATTCTGACGCTGACAGCTTCCTCCCTTGCATCCGTCCATGCTactactaaaaaaaatcatcttttttGTACGATCTCACTTCATCGTAGTCAAATTCAGTCGTAATCCATGAACAGTACGGTTGCTCTCTTCGAAATTCAAACCGAATTCGTGCGCTGTTCTGTCGAACTGACCAAAATTTCCTCGGGTACAGAGGCCGGCCGCTCCTCGGCCTCGCAGGGTGACCATGCGGGAGCACATATCGTCGTCGCTGATggactcgccgccgctccccgaCATGCCGCTCCTCAACGCCGACCTGCTACCACCGCctcccggccgccaccgccaccgccacacCCATGTCGGCGCCGAGGAAGAGGTacatgcaatgcatgcattGCAGCCATCACAATATGTCAACATCTgcatttcttttcatttttttcaatgcAATTATCCTTCTTGTTGGTAGATAGATGTTTGTTTAGATGTCAGTGTGTCACATGGTTCCATCCACTTTAGTCTTTAGATGTTGTTAGCTAAAAAGGAATCCTTAATCACAAGTTCAGTGATAAAGAAGAGGCTGCAGCTCTGGAAATGGCACGACATGCTGATCACTTACTCCGGTTTGGTAGTCATGGATATGTAGGACAGGCAGCAGATTGGAAGGAAGCTGCACATGAGAGCAGGAGATGGGTGGAACATTGGGTCATGAATGAATACATACTGGATACGTTAGGTGAGGGAAGAGAGGCCTCCTTTGAGTGTAGGTGCAGGGTCCTCTTTTTTCCTCGATTGCTTGCTGCGTACACGCATAAGTGCTGAATCATTTTGCTGAAACTCGCTGAACAACCACGCTGCTGCACTGCTGCTTGTTCTTTTGGTCAGCTGACTGGCTGCCATGTTGCTGGAATGAGTAGTGGTTGCTTGTTGTTTACTTTGCTAATCTTGAATTAGAGCATGAGCAGTGAGGACTTTGAATGCCCAATGGGTGATTAGGAAATTGTGTCACTTTCTTCAAGTGGTAGTCTGAACTGTTTAAGCTGACCTGCTAGTGAGGGAAAGAGGGTTGTAGAGTTTCAGTTAAGACATATTGAAATGCCTCAGTTCTGATAATTGAGCTGTCATGCCACTTTTCTGCCTACAAGAAGCAGTTTTGAACATAGTACTCGTGTCACTTCAGAAATGATGGCTAAGTTCACAATTCTCAGTTACCCTTTCAGTATATTTTCGCGTAATACATTTATctccaaatataaatataatgacaCCTATTTTCATCTTCTGTTTTACTACTATTAAATCATCTTTGCAATTGCAGATTATGATGTTTAGAACACGACTGCTTTGGGGAAGAATGGGTATGCATGATCAGCACCAGGATTGGCGCCTTGATGTTGATAACATGACATATGAGGTACACTCCCTTGCCCAACAtgagcaacaacaacaacaaaaaaaatccatttagTACATTACCATCACCATCATCCACCATTGTGCAATTTGGCAGGAGCTGCTGGATCTTGAAGACAGAATTGGATATGTAAGCACAGGGTTGCATGATGATGAAATCACACGCAGTCTTAGGATGGTAAAATATTCAGCATTCAACCCCAAGAATTTTGTAGAAAGGAATTGTAGCATTTGTCAGGTAAATCCCCCTTCTCCTTTGCTGTTAATCACACATCAGCATTAGTTGCTTAGGCTAAGTCCATGTCAACATTTCATATCTCAGGAAGAGTTTGAAGCAAATGAGGAAGCAGGGAGGCTGATCTGTGGGCACAGCTATCATGTGCAATGCATAAAGCAGTGGCTTTCTAGGAAGAACACCTGCCCTGTCTGCAAGACTGCTGTCTCAAAGACATGAAAATCCAATCAGTTCCCTGAGCTAGAGTACATCTACCATTCACTCCATCATACTTGCATTAAGAATTTGTGGGAAGGATTTGCTCTTTCACACTGTTGTTTGTACTTGTACAGTACAGCTCTCCTTGCACATGATACTTTGTGTAAGCTCAAGTCTGAAGCAAGCATCTGCTGATCTGCATTTGCATATAGAAATCTACATGTTTCCAGATTTTCCCAGTGTCTACTGAATATTAATTCAGGTGAAAGATAaataagaagagaaaaaatcttctttttttgtttgatactCCTAGttactatcttttttttctgaaactcaattctgtttttttttccaattctGAAGCTCAATTCAGACCTCTGCATTTCCCACCGAAAAGCTTCAGACAGTTCGGTGTCAAgactctcttcttcctcctcttgacACTGTACGGCGGCGACCTTGGcttccgcgccgccggcgacgatgaaGACGGCATCCTCTGTGACTTTGTCCttgccgacgtcgtcgccgcgccgcgtcctctcgcctccgccggcctcctcgacGTGTGATCGCGCGGCTCCTGACGAGCTGCTGCATCCTGACCGTCTTCCGTCGCCTGTGCGTCGCCGGCTCTCGCTTCTCTGAGCTCCCTCTCGATCGCCTCGGCGCGCATTGTGATCTCCTTCTCGCTGGCTCGCCGCGCTTCCGCccacgcctccgccgccgccgccttcttctcGGCCACAGCGCGGAGCACCTCGGCGCGGCCCGTCAGGTACTCGTACTCGAACCTGGGGATCGTGACGTTCCCCGACGAGCTCTGCGGCATCGCGGCCACTGTGGCCAGCGTTGCGCTCGCGACGATGGCCTTcagcttcgccgtcgccgcggcctccGATGCCCTCGCCACCTCGAGCTCCCTCACCGATTCCCTGATCCTCTGCTCGGCCGCGGCGATCTCGGCTTCGACGTTCTCCAAGTCAGCTCGCACGGCCCGGCTCTCCATCGCCGTCAGCGtcttctccttctccgccgcctcAGTGTCGTCGTCCAGCTGGCGAAGGATCGCCGTCAGCTTGGAGATgacctcctccgcccgctccTCGGCGGACGTGACGGACTCCAGGCGGGACCTGGCCTTGATCAGCTTGGCGTTCAGCTGCTGCACCTGCGCGCTCGCCTTCTTCTCCTGCTCCGTGAGCCGGCGGATCTCGTCGGTGACCCGCGCCGTCTCCTCGCGCGTGCGCTCGATGGACGTCCTGAACCGGCGGCCCTCTGCTTTGATGGATTCCAGCTCGATCCTCGCCGAGCTCAGCTCCGCCTCTGCCTCCGGCAGCGATATAATTTCGTGTTCCACCTGTCTCCTCGTCGTTATCGCAGTGACCTCCGACGAGCCGCCGACGTCGTTAGCGTGACACTTCCCCGTTGCTTCCACCAGCGCCAGCTCGGCGTGCCGGAGCCCCGCGTCGGAGCTCGCCGTAGCGCGCGTCGCGCCAAGGTCGCTCGCGCAGCTCGTGTCTCTCCGGAGTTCCTTGGTCGGTGTCGTCGTGGCCGCCAAGCCGACGGCGAGCTCCACTAGGACGCCGTGCTCGTCGCTTGCTCCGTCCGCTTCTATCCCcacgccgtcgacgtcgcgcGGGCTGGAGCGAACCCTGGACGTCGTCGACGCCTCCGCGTCTCTCCCGGCCGCGCCcttctccgccgcggcggccttcACCTCGCGCTGCAGCCTCCGCAGCTCCGCCTTCACGCTGTCCAGCTCCTGCATCACCTCGCTGTACACCGTGCTGCTGCTCTCCTGACGAGCCGGAGCGCCAGCTGCCTCGGCGACGCGgcctctcgtcgtcgtcctcctcctcctgctgccgcTCGCGCGGGTTCCCTGCCTCTGGAGCTCTGACCTGTGAGGCCTCGCCTTGGCATTGTTCTGCTCGATCTGGCGCTCCAGTTCCATGGCCATGTTCATCGCCATTGATAGCTCGGATTCTGCTCGTGCTCGCTCCTGATGAGCAGCAATGGCCTGACGTCGATGCGATCTATGCGAGCTTGATCCACCCGAATCTTCGATTTCAGGGGACAAATTCTGCGTTTGGAACAGATGAATTTAAAATACACCAACAACAGGTTTCACAACTTTGGAACGGGGCAGAAATTCCAAAGTTTGGGGAATTCCAAACGagtaattttgaaatttgaacatGTATCCGCtgaatttgaatattttaactaaattaaaacaagtttGGATTTTTAAGCTAGAAGCACATCCTACCGCAATCAATCGGTAAACCCataattttggaaattttgttCCGAAATTGTGAACCCTGTTGAGCAAACTAATCATCACCAAGGTTTGCAATATCGTTTTTGGGGCCGAAATTACGAGGCAACGATACAGTGATAATCACGATTAACCGAAAATCCACATAAATTTGAATGAAATCGCTCCGAGTTTGGAAGGAAAATCGCGTGATATAATGATTATTGCGATATAATCATGGCAGTTTTCGCAATATTGAGAGTCGCGACATATATGTCGATAATCGCGGTAGCACGATCACTATCGACAATTGTGGTTTAGGTGCGAAAACTGCATGCTATGTTGCGATGATCGCGATATATCACCACAATTtgtttctagattttttttccatttttttcaaaaattttaaaatctcaTGAAATTTTCCAAACCATATCACAACTTATCAAAGCTACATCCCGGAGGCTATCGTGATTATCATGATGAAATCGCGATAACGCGAACCCGGATTGTTACACAACAGATATTTCTATCTAGCACTacatgatttatcattttcTGTTTGAGAAAGCAAAGCAAAATTTCTTCAGACAACACATTCTGTTTGAGAAAGTAAGCAAAACTTCTTGGAGTGTACCTTGTGTGTAACTCGTCTCCTGCTCTTGCTTGGTCTTCTCACATCGATGCTCTGCCCAAAGATGTTCATGGCATCTCCACTCCCCAGTGAATGTTCCTCCATCGCACTGTCCTTCACCATGTAAAAATCTCTTGTAACCTGGAAGGTTAAACTGATCTGCTGGAGTTGGAAAGAAGCTGTAACTTGGGGCTAGTCTGTATGTAGCAGTGACAAGTTTTGCATGGCAATTCCAAGCTTTCCTGCTTGGAAAAATTCAGAGAAGCTCACTACAATACAACCATGCTGATCTCACCATATATTCCTGGGCATTTCTCCTTCCTTCTTGTCACAGACTCCTTCCATAAATCAGTGCACTTGAGCCGGCGTCTGTGATTGTCTCTAGCTCACACTTTCTTGTTAAGTCAGATGGCAGGTTATGGTTTCATGAATGGTCTGTGTCTTTCTGGCAGTTTAATCATGTTATTTACATTGTCACACCTTGAACAATCAAGCTGACCTAAGCCCATATCCAATAATGATAGGTTGCAGTTTCGTGTTGCTTTTTggacattatatatattttttgaattccTGTCAGACTTGAAATGAATTATTTTACATGAGAAGCCCTGAAAGGTACTTGGAAGAGTAAATTTATTGTCCTCGAAGAGGTAATAAGGAGGtacaactactccctccgttccatattataatatttttgagtTCATCTAgtttcatccatgtatcaatgtatatgttttatatatatgtctagattaattatcacacaaataaatttagataataccagaaagtcttataatatggaatataTAGAATActtcttttgtaaaatttgacACTTCTTAGTACCTCAATTACCTCttaaaaaatgtaaacaaTTCTctattatgatattttttatgtggacgttctaatatttttgtgacttttaaaatatgtccCGTTCTTCAAAGGTTGATGCCCTTCGAAGGTTATCGCATTAACCAAGAGATTCAGCCTTCGCTTTGTCAATTGTCAGGCAGAGAGAATGCGGGTCAACCCTCGGAACACACATGAAATATACAGTCTAACATGTAAGTTGATTTCATAAGTCACAATAAGTCTAACATGTAAGTTGATTTCATAAgtcacaataaaaatatatagagtatatatttttcccATAAGAAGTAATAGATGTCGAGCTCTAAGCTCATTTTCAATCAAACCAATTTCAAACCAGCAGTTCTTTTATTCACGAAACGGTCTATGCATTGACATCTCTTGTAGTACATTTTAATGAACTTTTGTCTTGACAGGACCCCTTGGTATCTTATTCAGCACATTGGAATCGACCTTCTTGTAGAATTTCTTGAGGTCTTGACCACCTCTGGCGACCAAATGGTCTACTTCAGTTTCGTATCTTTCATACAACGCAGGCAATGTGAGAGCGCATAAAAATCCTGGTCAAGAAGACATGGTAATTGTCAGTAGATATGAAGGTACTGTTCTTTTACAAGCATTCTTGTTTTTATGATGATATGTCATGTTTTGTCCTAATTTTGTTTCACTTTTAACAATTTTGTTGAAGTTGTGTGTCCCAGAGATACTTACCAACATATAAAAGAGTTGTGAAACTGCATGTCTCTCCAATAACTGCCAATATCCACAGAGATCCTATCACCTTTTTATGttcaaaagaacaaaacaagaTAAGTTAGTTGATCATTATGTTAATTGCAACTGCAAAATAACTCCTTTCTTAAAGGAACCCGAATTAAAAGGCGTTGTTATATTGTTAAACTAAGTAACACCATGCATGCTCCAAATATGATTAAACTTTCGGTATCTCATGACATGTTTCATTTCTGTgcctttatctaaaaaatataagttttttatcaacattgaaaaaatatctcaatgtagcatatttttcattgcaaaagTTTAAAATGTAGCTTAAGGTACCAGAATTTtgaactaatattttttataccttaagatacttcatgtgtgcgtgtgtgtttttgtaggttttctttttgtatCAGGGATTCAGAACTAATGCCAATACATCGGCATGTTTTTGTTATGTAGCAGTTATGCAACTGTCATAGGTATTGGTGTCACTGATTAAGCACTGAaatcacccaaaaaaaagaagcagcaAAAGTTGATGTACCGCAAGGAACTTCCTGAGTTCCTTCCCGCATGCAATATCATACAGGACTGTTGAAAAGTGCGCCACTTTGGAATGGATGGTCAGTGCAAGTTCTCTGAACGCATGTTCAGAAACAATCACTTCTGGGATTTGTGGAGGGGCCCTGTAAATCACGAGTGGCTAACTGAGATATTACTCAGATACCAACTAGCCAAATAAAATACttgacaaaaaatatttgaattcgACACCACTACTTCATCTTCTTGCATGATTTATGGATTAATTGTGaagtttgttttattcagGATGGTAATGCAAACCTGTCAAAGAGAGGCGCAGCATTGGACCAAATGAAGAGCAGAAGCATCCCAAGGAGAGCAATGTGGCAAAGGAGTGTTACTAAGTTGTATTCAGCCACATCGAATAGGAACCATATCAATGTGGCTCCTGCAAGTATCCCGGCCGATAAGTTCCTGTCCCTCCATAGCATGATATCCGCTACTgcaagaacaaagaaaaaatgcaGTGATCATGGCCAAGTTAATTCTGAAaatgggtgaaaatttttgctgAAATAGAATGTTTTACATAGAGAAACATGTCACCTTTCCGACCACCGAGGATCTTATGAACTGGTTTCTGCCTCTGAAACAGCCTCACCACTGGCCGATCATCGTCAGAATCACTCGAAGCATGAGGAACACTCATGGTGCCTGAGTTATTATTGTGGCAGATTTGTGTTTGGCTACTACGGTTAATTGGCCAGGTTTACATGACTCTTGGCCTT
Encoded proteins:
- the LOC121054491 gene encoding LOW QUALITY PROTEIN: pneumococcal serine-rich repeat protein-like (The sequence of the model RefSeq protein was modified relative to this genomic sequence to represent the inferred CDS: substituted 1 base at 1 genomic stop codon); its protein translation is MAFSFAVAAASDALATSSSLTDSLILCSAAAISASTFSKSARTARLSIAVSVFSFSAASVSSSSWRRIAVSLEMTSSARSSADVTDSRRDLALISLAFSCCTCALAFFSCSVSRRISSVTRAVSSRVRSMDVLNRRPSALMDSSSILAELSSASASGSDIISCSTCLLVVIAVTSDEPPTSLAXHFPVASTSASSACRSPASELAVARVPTASSTRTPCSSLAPSASIPTPSTSRGLERTLDVVDASASLPAAPFSAAAAFTSRCSLRSSAFTLSSSCITSLYTVLLLS
- the LOC102720053 gene encoding uncharacterized protein LOC102720053 codes for the protein MARDDGDGGGAAEQRRRRVALRVLLAGGEAASPEAVEARGRSGGGGNKGLASAALRGLGCTSTAALRAHAPGSAAEAARGSSERWQGRRPRRKGQERRGGGGGVGPAPAAAAGDVWCTCAPGIPFAAEASSVDCVVARHHHAAAMGSGRRGEAERRHRERPAAPRPRRVTMREHISSSLMDSPPLPDMPLLNADLLPPPPGRHRHRHTHVGAEEEIMMFRTRLLWGRMGMHDQHQDWRLDVDNMTYEELLDLEDRIGYVSTGLHDDEITRSLRMVKYSAFNPKNFVERNCSICQEEFEANEEAGRLICGHSYHVQCIKQWLSRKNTCPVCKTAVSKT
- the LOC102708801 gene encoding reticulon-like protein B9; amino-acid sequence: MSVPHASSDSDDDRPVVRLFQRQKPVHKILGGRKVADIMLWRDRNLSAGILAGATLIWFLFDVAEYNLVTLLCHIALLGMLLLFIWSNAAPLFDRAPPQIPEVIVSEHAFRELALTIHSKVAHFSTVLYDIACGKELRKFLAVIGSLWILAVIGETCSFTTLLYVGFLCALTLPALYERYETEVDHLVARGGQDLKKFYKKVDSNVLNKIPRGPVKTKVH